From Scleropages formosus chromosome 1, fSclFor1.1, whole genome shotgun sequence, a single genomic window includes:
- the LOC108933949 gene encoding E3 ubiquitin-protein ligase SIAH1 yields MDEEMSRQTATALPTGTSKCAPSQRVPALAGTTASNSDLASLFECPVCFDYVLPPILQCQSGHLVCSNCRPKLTCCPTCRGPLGSIRNLAMEKVANSVLFPCKYASSGCEVTLPHTEKPEHEELCEFRPYSCPCPGASCKWQGSLDAVMPHLMHQHKSITTLQGEDIVFLATDINLPGAVDWVMMQSCFGFHFMLVLEKQEKYDGHQQFFAIVQLIGTRKQAENFAYRLELNGHRRRLTWEATPRSIHEGIATAIMNSDCLVFDTSIAQLFAENGNLGINVTISMC; encoded by the exons ATGGACGAAG AAATGAGTCGCCAGACTGCCACTGCGCTCCCCACCGGAACATCTAAGTGTGCCCCCTCCCAGCGGGTTCCAGCACTGGCAGGCACCACGGCCTCCAACAGCGACCTGGCCAGTCTGTTTGAGTGCCCCGTCTGCTTCGACTACGTGCTGCCACCCATCCTGCAGTGCCAGAGTGGACATCTGGTGTGCAGCAACTGCCGCCCCAAGCTTACGTGCTGCCCCACCTGTCGAGGACCCCTGGGCTCCATCCGCAACTTGGCCATGGAGAAGGTGGCCAATTCGGTGCTCTTCCCCTGTAAGTACGCCTCGTCAGGCTGCGAGGTCACCCTGCCGCACACAGAGAAGCCGGAGCATGAGGAGCTGTGCGAGTTTCGGCCCTACTCCTGCCCCTGCCCAGGGGCCTCCTGCAAATGGCAGGGCTCCCTGGATGCAGTCATGCCCCATCTGATGCACCAGCACAAGTCCATCACGACACTGCAGGGTGAGGACATTGTCTTCCTGGCCACAGACATCAACCTGCCGGGGGCTGTTGACTGGGTCATGATGCAGTCCTGCTTCGGCTTCCACTTCATGCTGGtgctggagaagcaggagaagTATGATGGACACCAGCAGTTCTTTGCCATTGTGCAACTCATTGGCACGCGCAAGCAGGCTGAAAACTTTGCCTACCGCTTGGAGCTTAATGGCCACCGGCGCAGGCTCACCTGGGAGGCCACGCCCCGTTCTATCCACGAGGGCATTGCCACTGCCATCATGAACAGTGACTGTCTGGTATTCGACACCTCTATTGCACAGTTGTTTGCTGAGAATGGTAACCTGGGAATCAACGTTACTATCTCCATGTGCTGA
- the LOC108933977 gene encoding interleukin-34-like has translation MARPLSWLLMLLLVLIWVLPIAGSATLPELCKSLNTLKARLHSGDRRQFMKHNFPLNYTVQVRPQEVFRLRNISKLMSMVPDLEIGDLQELWLLINQEVLKKVLQILPERHPSRHYVSSLQDLLRMVQQVFQQPQNGEHEEEERDPLEQIEQIWAQLRDPNSAVWKLMSPKALVDNCYRTMHCLFSDCFPSSNSDSKEHYCSILHWRKGKKQQTKDA, from the exons ATGGCCCGTCCATTGAGCTGGCTTCTGATGCTACTGCTGG TGCTAATCTGGGTGCTGCCCATTGCGGGAAGTGCCACACTGCCAGAGCTCTGCAAGTCGCTCAACACACTGAAGGCCAGGCTGCACTCTGGAGACCGCCGGCAGTTCATG AAGCACAACTTCCCCCTGAACTACACGGTCCAAGTTAGGCCACAGGAGGTCTTCAGACTACGCAATATCAGCAAGCTG ATGAGTATGGTGCCAGACCTGGAGATCGGGGACTTGCAGGAGCTGTGGTTGCTTATCAACCAAGAGGTTCTCAAAAAGGTTCTGCAGATATTGCCAGAGAGACACCCGTCACGGCATTACGTTTCCAGCCTCCAGGATCTTCTGCGCATGGTGCAGCAAGTCTTCCAGCAGCCGCAGAATGGGGAacatgaggaggaggag cGAGATCCCCTTGAGCAGATAGAGCAGATCTGGGCCCAGCTGAGGGACCCCAACAGTGCCGTGTGGAAGCTGATGTCCCCAAAGGCCCTGGTGGACAACTGCTACAGGACCATGCACTGCCTCTTCAGTGACTGCTTTCCAAGCAGCAACAGTGACAGCAAGGAACACT ACTGCAGCATCCTGCACTGGAGGAAGGGAAAGAAGCAGCAGACCAAAGATGCCTAG